Proteins encoded by one window of Methanobacterium sp. CWC-01:
- a CDS encoding exodeoxyribonuclease III translates to MLSWNVNSLTKREKNGQLDWFYNENFDILCLQETKLTPHKRPPSSQDLNGYYQYHSFSEKSPGYAGVGIFTRFMPLNIENSFNGNYDRFGRIMKADYEGFTLLNVYFPHEGAPDCNHYQFYRDFLDYVKDLKQEVLICGDLNIAHHEKDLENPQKGEMGFKREQRDFIDELVSYGYRDTFRINNLESGQYSWWGNGFKSREGRRGWRIDYFFASEGLKVADAYIRDDIKGSLECAGSDHCPIGVEIEL, encoded by the coding sequence TTGTTATCCTGGAACGTCAACAGCTTAACTAAGAGGGAGAAGAACGGGCAGTTAGACTGGTTTTATAATGAAAACTTTGATATTCTCTGCCTCCAGGAAACCAAATTAACGCCCCATAAGCGTCCCCCATCATCACAAGATCTTAATGGTTACTATCAATATCATTCGTTTTCTGAAAAAAGTCCAGGATACGCTGGAGTGGGAATATTCACCAGATTTATGCCTTTAAATATTGAAAATAGTTTTAATGGCAACTATGATAGATTTGGCAGGATCATGAAGGCCGATTATGAAGGTTTTACCCTGTTAAATGTGTATTTCCCCCATGAAGGAGCTCCTGATTGTAATCATTACCAGTTTTACCGTGATTTTTTGGATTATGTTAAGGATCTCAAACAAGAGGTCTTAATTTGTGGAGATTTAAACATAGCACACCACGAGAAGGATTTAGAAAATCCCCAGAAAGGTGAAATGGGCTTTAAAAGAGAACAAAGGGATTTTATCGACGAATTGGTAAGCTATGGATATCGGGATACCTTCAGAATCAACAATCTGGAGTCTGGACAATACTCCTGGTGGGGAAATGGTTTTAAATCCAGAGAAGGAAGAAGAGGATGGAGAATTGACTACTTCTTCGCCAGTGAAGGTTTAAAAGTTGCTGATGCATATATCCGAGACGATATTAAGGGTTCTTTAGAATGTGCTGGCTCGGATCACTGCCCCATAGGTGTGGAAATAGAACTCTAA
- a CDS encoding RidA family protein — translation MVKIDYINPHNMARPRGYSHAISVTGSHRTIYIGGQNAIDEKGNLIGKDSLKKQTKQVLTNILKVLEKSDAKLENVVKFNIYLVQGQNPQDGFEVFQQIWGDNQVYPTITVLFVAGLGHPDWLVEIDAVAIVP, via the coding sequence ATGGTGAAAATAGATTACATCAACCCCCATAACATGGCCCGACCCCGCGGGTATTCCCATGCCATATCCGTCACTGGAAGTCACCGCACCATCTATATCGGTGGACAAAACGCAATTGATGAAAAAGGAAACCTAATAGGCAAGGATAGTCTTAAAAAACAGACAAAGCAGGTTTTAACCAACATCCTGAAAGTTTTAGAAAAATCGGATGCCAAACTGGAGAATGTGGTTAAATTCAACATTTACCTGGTTCAGGGACAAAACCCCCAGGATGGATTCGAGGTTTTCCAGCAAATATGGGGAGATAATCAAGTCTATCCCACCATAACTGTTTTATTTGTAGCGGGACTGGGCCATCCTGATTGGTTGGTTGAAATAGATGCCGTGGCCATAGTTCCATAG
- the radB gene encoding DNA repair and recombination protein RadB has protein sequence MKDLSHISANDKISTASPLDRLLGGGVEKGCITQFYGPPGSGKTNIVLNLAVQCARNGKRSIFVDTEGGLSIERVKQISGPDFQEVASRILVFEPSTFSEQDQVLKRIEEMFQSGEKADLLVLDSAVALYRVKEGDSFSLNQELGKQMGLLLRIARRFNVAVVITNHVYSRFDGDGMVEPVGGTILKYRSKIMVELARGDLNGERFAVLKRHRSRPEGLQTRFRIVDSGLQ, from the coding sequence TTGAAGGACCTATCCCACATCTCTGCCAACGACAAGATCTCCACCGCATCCCCCCTGGACAGACTACTAGGGGGTGGGGTGGAGAAGGGTTGCATCACCCAGTTCTACGGACCCCCCGGCTCAGGAAAAACAAATATAGTCCTTAATCTAGCCGTACAATGTGCCCGGAATGGTAAAAGAAGCATCTTCGTGGACACCGAGGGGGGACTGTCCATTGAACGGGTGAAGCAGATCTCCGGCCCGGACTTCCAGGAGGTGGCCAGCCGGATCCTGGTCTTCGAACCTTCTACCTTCTCCGAGCAGGACCAGGTCCTGAAAAGGATCGAGGAAATGTTCCAGTCCGGTGAGAAGGCTGACTTGTTAGTCCTGGATTCGGCGGTGGCCCTGTACCGGGTTAAGGAGGGGGATTCCTTCAGTCTTAACCAGGAACTGGGTAAGCAGATGGGCCTGCTTTTGAGGATCGCCCGGCGCTTTAATGTGGCGGTGGTCATCACCAACCATGTCTACTCTCGCTTCGATGGGGATGGAATGGTGGAACCAGTGGGAGGTACCATTCTCAAGTATCGCAGCAAGATCATGGTAGAATTGGCCCGGGGAGACCTTAACGGGGAACGTTTTGCTGTTTTAAAAAGGCACCGCAGTCGGCCGGAGGGCCTGCAGACCCGTTTCCGGATCGTGGACTCCGGGTTACAATAG
- a CDS encoding TIGR00341 family protein: protein MLIPAGKTEEAVKILEDLKVVDYDYSTLPREKVRFKIVIRKERSDQILESLHQNFSSQDGFRIIMTSIEAYLPYPEEDDKKKSFDLKQEMITREEIYVQVEDMASLNTIYLLMVVLSSLIATVGVINNNVAVIIAAMIIAPLMGPGIGLSFGLTMGDKRLVFMALKTSAVGIVISFLISVIMGIFMEVDPTVPAIITRTNVGQGGFILALASGFAGALALTTQLSSTLVGVMIGISLMPPLVTFGLLLATGEYLLAWGALLIFLVNLVSIYLAALLTFYAEKIQPLEEEKVKSARKMAKIGIIIFFVILILLFVADIFQSILWSFYMMQFPGLIP, encoded by the coding sequence ATGCTCATTCCTGCAGGAAAGACTGAAGAGGCGGTTAAGATTTTGGAGGATCTGAAGGTGGTGGATTACGATTACTCCACCCTACCCCGAGAAAAAGTTCGTTTTAAAATCGTTATCCGGAAGGAGCGAAGCGACCAGATCCTAGAATCCCTGCACCAGAACTTCTCATCCCAGGATGGTTTCCGGATTATCATGACCTCCATAGAGGCCTATCTGCCCTATCCCGAGGAAGATGACAAGAAGAAGAGTTTTGATCTGAAACAGGAGATGATCACCCGGGAGGAGATTTACGTACAAGTGGAGGATATGGCCAGTCTCAACACCATCTACCTTTTGATGGTGGTACTCTCCAGTTTAATAGCCACAGTGGGGGTTATCAACAACAACGTGGCGGTGATCATCGCCGCCATGATCATCGCCCCCCTGATGGGGCCGGGGATCGGCCTGTCCTTCGGACTGACCATGGGGGATAAAAGATTAGTTTTCATGGCCCTGAAGACTAGTGCGGTGGGGATAGTGATCTCCTTCCTCATCTCGGTGATTATGGGCATATTTATGGAGGTAGATCCCACTGTACCGGCCATAATAACCCGCACCAACGTAGGGCAGGGAGGTTTCATCCTGGCCCTGGCCTCGGGCTTTGCCGGAGCCCTGGCCCTGACCACCCAGCTGTCCAGCACCCTGGTGGGGGTGATGATCGGAATTTCGTTGATGCCACCCCTGGTCACCTTCGGCTTACTTTTAGCCACCGGTGAGTACCTCCTGGCCTGGGGCGCCCTCCTGATCTTCCTGGTGAACCTGGTATCCATCTACCTGGCCGCTCTTTTAACCTTCTACGCCGAGAAGATCCAGCCCCTGGAGGAGGAAAAGGTTAAATCAGCCAGAAAAATGGCCAAAATCGGGATAATAATCTTCTTTGTCATCCTAATTCTCCTGTTTGTCGCCGATATCTTCCAGAGCATCCTGTGGTCCTTCTACATGATGCAATTTCCTGGCCTAATCCCCTGA
- a CDS encoding L-threonylcarbamoyladenylate synthase: MKCIKINPTHPEAEKIQMARNILRRGGVVVYPTDTLYGLGANIFREEAVKRVYRIKRRSQDKPLSICLGRVEDLERVAYLEGDALKLAKNLLPGPYTLILKKKDHIPDSLSAGSDKIGVRIPDSPVCRELALEFPITTTSANLSGEEPPIRVDQLVELFQEEVDLYLDGGDGNRSPSTVIDLSSWPLEILRAGAGVEDLQSLEVPELGMKRRF, encoded by the coding sequence ATGAAATGCATTAAAATAAACCCCACCCACCCGGAAGCGGAGAAGATACAAATGGCCCGGAACATCCTCCGGAGGGGAGGGGTGGTGGTCTACCCCACCGACACCCTGTACGGCCTGGGGGCCAATATCTTCCGGGAAGAAGCGGTGAAACGGGTGTACAGGATCAAAAGAAGGTCCCAGGATAAACCCCTGTCCATCTGCCTGGGCCGGGTGGAGGACCTAGAAAGGGTGGCCTACTTGGAAGGTGATGCTCTTAAGTTAGCCAAAAATCTCCTCCCCGGCCCCTACACCCTTATCCTGAAAAAGAAAGATCATATCCCGGACTCACTAAGTGCGGGGTCGGATAAGATCGGAGTCCGCATCCCGGACAGCCCGGTCTGCCGGGAGTTAGCCCTAGAGTTTCCCATCACCACCACCAGCGCCAACCTCTCCGGTGAGGAGCCCCCCATCCGGGTGGATCAACTAGTAGAACTCTTCCAGGAGGAGGTGGACCTCTACCTGGACGGGGGGGATGGTAACCGGTCCCCCTCCACAGTTATCGATCTAAGCTCCTGGCCCCTGGAGATACTCCGTGCCGGCGCAGGAGTAGAGGATCTTCAATCTCTAGAAGTACCAGAGTTGGGAATGAAAAGGAGATTTTAA